The Chryseobacterium sp. JV274 sequence AAGCTCAGGACCCTTACGCCAGCGTAATGAAGGAAGACCTTACAAGGATCAATAAGCTCCTTGATGAAATATTTAAATAATACAACAATATAATGATGTAACAAGTACCAATGCTAATAATGACTTTTCCAGGAAGAGATTTGATTATTACATTGACAGCCATTGTTAGATCGGCAAATTAAAATTTATTATGGAAAACTTTGATAACCCTAATATAGAAAACCAAAGCTCTATAGACCTTAATAAGCAGGAAGAGCAGTTTCATTCGAGAATAGATATGATCGAACTTCGTGCAAGCCTGGAGAAAGTAAAATCTGAGATCGGAAAAGTAATTGTAGGGCAGGAGAAGATGATTGAACATCTTTTGGCAGCGTTACTTTCAAACGGTCATGTTTTGATTGAAGGAGTTCCGGGAGTGGCGAAGACAATCACCGCAAAATTATTAGCCAAAACCATTGACGTAGGTTTCAGCAGAATTCAGTTTACTCCGGATCTTATGCCTTCCGATATCTTGGGGACATCCATATTCAATGTGAAAAATTCAGAATTTGAATTTAAAAAAGGACCTATCTTCTCCAACTTCATCCTGATTGATGAGATCAACAGATCGCCGGCAAAAACACAATCTGCATTATTTGAAGTAATGGAAGAAAGACAGATCACCATGGATGGTACCCGTTATATTTTGGAAGAACCTTTTCTTGTTATCGCTACACAAAACCCTATAGAACATGAGGGAACGTACAGACTTCCGGAAGCCCAGCTGGATCGTTTTTTATTCAAAATCAATGTAGGATATCCTAATCTTGAGCAGGAAATCGCGATCATTAAAAATCAGCACGAAAGTAAAAAAGAAGATAAAACAGAAGGCGTAAACCGCGTGATCACAGCTGTACAGCTGAAAAACTACCAGAATCTGGTAAAAGAAATCATTGTGGAAAGTCAGCTGATGGAATATATTGCTAAGATTATCATCAATACAAGAGAAAACCAATTCTTATATCTGGGAGCTTCACCGAGAGCTTCATTAGCACTTCTTACAGCATCAAAAGCATTTGCAGCGCTGAGAGGAAGAGATTTTGTGACTCCTGAAGATATCAAAGAAGCAAGCTATGCTGTTTTAAGACACAGAGTCATCGTATCTCCCGAAAGAGAAATGGAAGGTCTTACTGCAGATGAAATTATCCGCCAGATTTTAGAAGGAATAGAGATTCCGAGATAGGTTATTAGATAATAGGTGACAGGGCAATAATCCCTAATCCCTTTTTTCTAAATCCTAATCCCTATACCCTAACCAATGAAAAACTTATACATCAATACACGTTTCTTTTTTGCACTCATCGGAGTGGGGATTCTGTATGTTCTGGCATTTTTCTTTCCGGTGCTGATGTGGGCAGCCCATATCGTGCTTCTGATTTGTTTTCTGGCTGCAATGGTAGATTTCCTGTTGCTTTTTAACCAAAAGAATGCGCTGCAGGTTCAAAGAATTTTACCGGAAAAACTGTCTAACGGAGATGAGAATTTTGTAAAAATTGACATCAAAAATAATTATAGCTTTACCATATCCACTAAGATTATTGATGAAATTCCTTTTCAGTTTCAGAAAAGAGATTTTTTAATCGAAAAACAGATCGCTTCAGGAGCGAATACATTCTTTCAATATTCATTAGAACCTAAGGAAAGAGGAGAATATCATTTCGGAGGTTTGAATATTTACGCATCTTCACCATTAGGTTTAATTTCAAAAAGATTTATTTTTCAGAAGGATGCTATGCTGCCATCTTATCCATCCTTTATTCATCTCAGAAAATATGAGCTGATGGCCATTCAAAGTGAATTTCTATTAGGTGGAATCAAAAGAGTCAGAAAGCTGGGACACACGATGGAATTTGAACAGATCAAAGAATATGTTCCCGGAGATGATATCAGAACGATCAACTGGAAAGCTACTTCCAAGACCAACCGTTTGATGGTAAACCAGTTTCAGGATGAAAAATCACAGCGTATTTTTATGCTGATTGATAAAGGAAGAACCATGAAAATGCCTTTCAATGGATTAAGCTTGCTGGATTATTCCATCAATGCAACAATGGCACTTTCTCATATTATTTTGAGAAAGGGAGACAGAGCCGGTATGATGACCTTTTCCAAGAAAGCTGAAAATAAAATTGCAGCCGATAATAAATCCGGGCAGCTGAAAAAAATCTCTGAAGCGCTTTATAATATTAAAACAGATTTCTTTGAAAGTGATTTCAACCGCCTGTATCAGGATGTAAAATATTCTATCAATCAAAGAAGCTTAATTCTGCTTTTTACCAACTTTGAAACATTGGACGGACTGAACCGACAGCTGAAATATCTACGTGGAATCGCAAAAAACCATTTGCTGGTAGTTGTATTCTTCAAAAATTCAGAATTGCAGACGCTGATCAACAAAAATCCTGAAAATATGCAGGAAATCTATGATGAGATCATTGCTGAGAAATTTGAGTTTGAAAAGAAACTGATCATCCAGGAACTTCGCAAATATGGAATCTATACCGTATATACACTTCCGGAAAATTTGAATATCGATGTTATCAATAAATATCTTGAGATAAAAGCGAGAGGAATTTTATAACTTT is a genomic window containing:
- a CDS encoding AAA family ATPase: MENFDNPNIENQSSIDLNKQEEQFHSRIDMIELRASLEKVKSEIGKVIVGQEKMIEHLLAALLSNGHVLIEGVPGVAKTITAKLLAKTIDVGFSRIQFTPDLMPSDILGTSIFNVKNSEFEFKKGPIFSNFILIDEINRSPAKTQSALFEVMEERQITMDGTRYILEEPFLVIATQNPIEHEGTYRLPEAQLDRFLFKINVGYPNLEQEIAIIKNQHESKKEDKTEGVNRVITAVQLKNYQNLVKEIIVESQLMEYIAKIIINTRENQFLYLGASPRASLALLTASKAFAALRGRDFVTPEDIKEASYAVLRHRVIVSPEREMEGLTADEIIRQILEGIEIPR
- a CDS encoding DUF58 domain-containing protein, with translation MKNLYINTRFFFALIGVGILYVLAFFFPVLMWAAHIVLLICFLAAMVDFLLLFNQKNALQVQRILPEKLSNGDENFVKIDIKNNYSFTISTKIIDEIPFQFQKRDFLIEKQIASGANTFFQYSLEPKERGEYHFGGLNIYASSPLGLISKRFIFQKDAMLPSYPSFIHLRKYELMAIQSEFLLGGIKRVRKLGHTMEFEQIKEYVPGDDIRTINWKATSKTNRLMVNQFQDEKSQRIFMLIDKGRTMKMPFNGLSLLDYSINATMALSHIILRKGDRAGMMTFSKKAENKIAADNKSGQLKKISEALYNIKTDFFESDFNRLYQDVKYSINQRSLILLFTNFETLDGLNRQLKYLRGIAKNHLLVVVFFKNSELQTLINKNPENMQEIYDEIIAEKFEFEKKLIIQELRKYGIYTVYTLPENLNIDVINKYLEIKARGIL